A single region of the Rhizophagus irregularis chromosome 27, complete sequence genome encodes:
- a CDS encoding uncharacterized protein (SECRETED:cutsite_VHG-EP; SECRETED:prob_0.9524); SECRETED:SignalP(1-23), which yields MNKFIKFTVGAILALLIVSLVHGEPLVARQYGDDPSAGTTTSSTLLGGKLPIPDATPTASVDTFTADTTYGAPSGSPSAPPVPGYTPSGTGSLISQWASLTAKGVPSNPTTAPTATAPAKPAETPNSANKFESGLINVAIIAGIVTYFY from the exons atgaacaaatttataaaatttaccgtCGGTGCTATTTTAGCTCTCCTCATCGTTTCTCTTGTTCATGgag AACCACTTGTAGCCCGTCAATATGGTGATGATCCATCAGCAGGAACAACAACTTCTTCTACATTATTAGGAGGAAAATTACCAATTCCTGATGCCACTCCAACTGCTTCTGTTGATACCTTCACTGCGGATACAACCTATGGTGCTCCATCTGGTTCCCCATCTGCTCCACCAGTACCAGGTTATACTCCTTCTGGCACCGGTTCATTGATATCACAATGGGCTTCATTAACTGCTAAAGGTGTACCATCAAATCCAACTACTGCCCCAACTGCAACTGCTCCTGCTAAACCAGCTGAAACACCAAATAGCGCAAATAAATTCGAATCTGGTTTAATCAATGTTGCCATAATTGCTGGAATTGTCACTTATTtctattaa